GACTCTTTCATCTATTCTGGAAACTGCAAAAAGGCTGAAGGATAAATTTCCGGATATGAATATAACAACACGGTCTGCAGGTCCTATTTCTACTGCTGTGTCTATAAGACCTATTGAATCTTTACTTAAAGATACAAGAAAAGATCCTGAAAATCTTCATAAATTATTGGAATTCTGCACTAGAAATTCATTGAGATGGTTTGAAGTTTTCAAGGAGGAAATAGGTGCTGTAGGAACAAGTTTTTCTGATCCTGTGTCATGTATGGATGTTATAAGCAAATCCCAGTTTGATGAATTTTCCTTACCATATATTAAAAAAATGATAGAAGGAATTTACAAAATTATGGGAAGGAAGCCAGGTTCCCACATTTGTGGAAAAACTAACAAAATATGGACTGATTTAGCTGATGCAGGACTTTTTTTCTTCAGTGTGGATAACTGTGAAGACCTGCACGAAGTAAAACTTACAGTTGGAGACAGGATGCAGATAGCAGGAAATGTTCCTCCTGTAGATGTTATGCTTTACGGAACAATTGATGATGTAATTAATTCATGTAAAGAATGCATAAAAAAATGTGCAGATAGTCCAAAAGGATTTATTCTGGCCACAGGCTGCCAGCTGCCTATTGGAACTCCTGAAGAAAACGTAGATGCATTCATATATGCCGCAAGAAAATACGGAAGAGGGGCAAAACTGGGGCAGATGCCCAAAGGAATACAGGAAGAAGAATAAAAGTTTAAAATTGGAGGAAAACCGGACTAATGATAATACAAATAATTTCAGGATTTCT
This window of the Leptotrichia sp. oral taxon 215 str. W9775 genome carries:
- a CDS encoding uroporphyrinogen decarboxylase family protein, giving the protein MDYAELKKLMKNQKDEMTTLERTKAYNAGQEVDYLPFMLHAPDYAMANIFGYTSTDYNSDFETRIKIIEAMRTRFGIDNLSVGLTLRTLGATVGSKLHYPKNGIDYVEDHILKDYKDMASLKEIDPRKDKTLSSILETAKRLKDKFPDMNITTRSAGPISTAVSIRPIESLLKDTRKDPENLHKLLEFCTRNSLRWFEVFKEEIGAVGTSFSDPVSCMDVISKSQFDEFSLPYIKKMIEGIYKIMGRKPGSHICGKTNKIWTDLADAGLFFFSVDNCEDLHEVKLTVGDRMQIAGNVPPVDVMLYGTIDDVINSCKECIKKCADSPKGFILATGCQLPIGTPEENVDAFIYAARKYGRGAKLGQMPKGIQEEE